GCAAATAACGATGGATAGGTATAACGCCGGTTGGCCGATGGTGCAACGCGGCTGGCAAACCCACGTGCTGGGCGAAGGGCGGCAATTTGCTAATGCCCGCGAGGCTATCACTTTGCTGCGTGAAGAAACCGGCGCGATAGACCAAGATATTCCGCCCTTTGTGATAGCGGAAAACAATGCCCCTATTGGTACGATAGAAGACGGCGATAGTGTGATATTGTTTAACTTTAGGGGCGATAGGGCCATCGAAATTTCGCGTGCTTTTACCGAAGAAAATTTTACCGAGTTTGAACGCGGCCGCTTCCCTAAAGTGCTTTACGCCGGTATGATGCAGTACGATGGCGATCTGCATATCCCCGCCAATTTTTTGGTTAATCCGCCGTCTATCGACCGCACTTTTCCTGAATATTTATGCAACATGAGCGTTAAGCAATTTAGTATTAGCGAAACGCAAAAATTTGGCCACGTAACCTACTTTTTTAACGGTAACCGCAGTGGCAAATTTGATAATAAGCTCGAGGTTTACACCGAGGTGCCCAGCGATAAAGGGAACTTTGACCAACGGCCGGCTATGCAATGTGCCGAGATTACCGATAAAGCTATCGAGGCGATTAACAGCGGGAGCTATCAATTTATTAAATTAAATTTTCCTAATGGTGATATGGTAGGCCATACCGGTAACTACGAGGCCGTTGTGGCTAGCCTAGAGGCGATGGATTTATGTTTAGGCCGCTTAGCGGAGGCCATTAAAAAAGCCGGCGGCATTATGGTGATAACTGCCGATCATGGTAATGCCGATGATATGTACGAGCATAAAAAAGATGGCAGCGTGTTAATCGAAAATGGTAAGCCAAAAGCCAAAACCAGCCATAGCTTAAACCCAGTACCCCTAATTATTTATGACCCAGCTTTTGCCGGCGACTATGACCCTAAATTGAACGAAGGCTTAGGCATAAGCAGCGTGGCGGCTTTGTGTTTAAATTTATTGGGTTTTGAAGCTCCGCAGGGTTATGATAAAAGTGTAATTAATGTTAAATAAAAAGTAATAATTAAGAAGTAAGAGTTTTTTAATTCTTACTTCTTAATTTTATTTAGCCGGGTACATGGGCTTTGCCCGTATTGTGGCCTGCCTTACAGCGTTCGTGCGACATAGCGCGTATGCTGCTAAAGCTTTCGCCGCAATATTTACAATGGTATTGCTCTTTTATTTCACCTTCATATAGTTCGTGAAGATGGCCGTAATTTTTACCCCTTGTGCAGCTTTCCCGTAACATTATGCGTAAGTTAATAAATTCTTCCCCGCAATATTTGCAAAGCACATTTTTTATCATATAAAACCACACCTTTCTACCATAATTTTGGCCATAACATGCTATTTACTTAAATAAAGATTGCGGCCTTTTTTAACACATTTAAGTTGGTGTATTACAGCTTGTTTTCTTTAGTTATTTATATAAGCTAGATTATATAAGAGAACTTTTATTTAGTCAATCGATTTATAATAAAAAATTACACAAAATTTTTGTTACCTTAAGTAATTACGTTGTTAAATTGCTCAATTAATCGATATTTTTTGGAGTATTTAACTCATATTAAGGTACTCAATTATATCTAAATTATTAAAAGTTAAAGGAAGCTAGTT
The DNA window shown above is from Spirochaetaceae bacterium and carries:
- the gpmI gene encoding 2,3-bisphosphoglycerate-independent phosphoglycerate mutase; the encoded protein is MSLTLTKNNFKKRAGPVMLVIMDGVGYGKYNEGDAVAGALMNHLRQLAANNPHTQLKAHGTAVGLPSDDDMGNSEVGHNAIGAGRVFAQGAKLVGESIASGNMYKGEAWQKLVKQVKDNGSTLHFIGLLSDGGVHSNINHLKAMIAQAKAEGVKRVRIHALLDGRDVGETSALDYFDPFEDYLKSLNDSNFDAHIASGGGRMQITMDRYNAGWPMVQRGWQTHVLGEGRQFANAREAITLLREETGAIDQDIPPFVIAENNAPIGTIEDGDSVILFNFRGDRAIEISRAFTEENFTEFERGRFPKVLYAGMMQYDGDLHIPANFLVNPPSIDRTFPEYLCNMSVKQFSISETQKFGHVTYFFNGNRSGKFDNKLEVYTEVPSDKGNFDQRPAMQCAEITDKAIEAINSGSYQFIKLNFPNGDMVGHTGNYEAVVASLEAMDLCLGRLAEAIKKAGGIMVITADHGNADDMYEHKKDGSVLIENGKPKAKTSHSLNPVPLIIYDPAFAGDYDPKLNEGLGISSVAALCLNLLGFEAPQGYDKSVINVK